The genomic interval CGGCGTGTTCCACGGTGAAGCCCCGGTGGGACGCCCCGCCCCGGCGCCGCTGCCCCGCGCCCCGCAGGCCCGCACCACCGACGCGCCTGTGGCCTTCAACGCCGTGGCCTTCCAGACCGTGCCGTACACCCACCCGGACAGCCCGGCGCTGCTGGTGCTCTCGCGGCTGCTGCGCAGCGAGTACCTGCTCAGCGAGATCCGCGAGAAGGGCGGCGCGTACGGCGGCGGCGCCAGCTTTGACACCCGCGACGGCCTGTTCACCATGAGCAGCTACCGCGACCCGCACGTGGCGCGCACCTTCCAGGTCTTCCGCGACGCGCGCGCCTTCCTGAACACCCCGCTGGGCGAACGTGAACTGACCGAGGCGGTCCTCTCGGCCAGCAAGCTGCTGGACCCCCTGACCAGCCCGGACACGGCCGGACGCATGCGGGTGTTCGGCGATCACGCCGGGTACACGGCCGCCGCGCAGCAGGCCTACAAGGCCCGCTTGCTGACCGTCACGCTGGACGACCTGCGCCGCGTGATGGACACGTACCTGACGCCCGGGCAGGCCGCGTACGGGCTGGTCACCGGCCGCGACCCGAACACCCTGGCCGACGTGCAGGCCCTGGGGCTGACCTTCGACGTGCAGAGCGTCTAAGCGGTCACTGAAGGGGCGGCGGACCAGGTCAGGTCCGCCGCCCCTTCACAGGGTTTCAGCGCGTCCGTGCTGGGCGGGCCACCTGCCCGGCGGTCAGTCGCTGGCGAGCGGCACCTTGACACGGTCCGGGCTGGGGGCCACCGCGATCGGCCGGGCGTACCAGGTCATGACCGGGCGGGCGTCCAGCGTGAAGCTGTAGCCCAGCCGCTCCCAGAAGCGCGCGCCACGAGGATTGTCGCCCAGCACGCTGGCCAGAATCCGGGTGGTGCCGGTCGGCACGCGCGCTTCCAGGTGACGCACGGCCTGCTCGCCCAGACCCTGCGACTGCCGGTCCTCGCGGATCAGCAGCAGGTTGATGGTCAGGTCGCCGCGTTCAGGAAAATCGTGCTTGCAGTCCAGGCTGCCCACGAGTTCGCCCTGGTCGTCGAACAGGAGTTCCAGGGAGCGGCGGCGGTCCAGCAGCGCCATTTCCACGTCGCGGGTCACGTCAGCCTCGGAGGGCACGCGGGTACCGAGCAGGGCGAAGTAGCCGGGCGCGGCGCTGTACAGGCGGTGAAGCAGCGGCGCATGGTGCAGCGCCAGCGGCGTGACGTTCAAGGTAAAAGCCTCCCATCCGGCAGAGGGTGGGTTCAGAACAGCACAGCACGGCCGGACTGAGGGGAGCATACCTCCCCCCGCGCGGCATGCGGTGAATGCCGCCGCTGGGGGAATTCAGGCGCACTTCACCC from Deinococcus taeanensis carries:
- a CDS encoding GNAT family N-acetyltransferase, whose protein sequence is MNVTPLALHHAPLLHRLYSAAPGYFALLGTRVPSEADVTRDVEMALLDRRRSLELLFDDQGELVGSLDCKHDFPERGDLTINLLLIREDRQSQGLGEQAVRHLEARVPTGTTRILASVLGDNPRGARFWERLGYSFTLDARPVMTWYARPIAVAPSPDRVKVPLASD